In one Trichosurus vulpecula isolate mTriVul1 chromosome 8, mTriVul1.pri, whole genome shotgun sequence genomic region, the following are encoded:
- the LOC118828342 gene encoding protein Wiz-like, giving the protein MVDDGSQRIPTQLGRRSLGARLLPPAAAAPLRRTQDGRLHRPVPRDKIGWGRGPGTLARGGTAPVPLPLAAYAPPPPTPPTPPTPTPPTPTPPTPPTPTPPTPAAYARQPPPWPRRDSRSRPGPGNSPVLASEEEEMAAAEQASPPLPKKGALPPGPPEQTTDRLGNEMSPETPHGIEHGPPALQAPDRAACEVCGASFETRQGLSSHARSHLRQLGVVESDCSGAPISLLYALVKQRAGPDSGPPPRPRAKKAGSPKEAAAASPRPGPLTDGGPDPPMDEATESAPGFSSRGLYHPPGSPLLLKVSPALWGSPPPELPPSPLSGPPQAHWPQSEDEGPLNLVLDSDSDGELDCHVCGAWFETSKGLPSPAGAHPRHLGVSNPEAEGPPVDELPEPLQSKGSQTRLPAEPEGLAEPGLPGLPPSAVDLSLLSLPPAKKPRARAPAEASLRGKQNPAAAGTFRASAVELPLLHPPAGPEPARDTLCEVCGEGFEGRKGLSSHARSHLRQMGVTQWSVNGSPIDTLREFLKKAAEPRLIEKDSGAGRLPSPPGGDGPRAPGKGLQATRPGRPGPGPAPVPRETSLSLLATEPSTPVMAEQPLPQSRPPSGEVKPKTHVQAGLPLKTKTGHDKSSRASGEACCELCGFYFENRKALASHARAHLRYFGVTEWRVNGSPIETLSEWMKHRPEKVGAYQSYIKGGRLYTKKFRNSDRGRGGDGRVPLTLAPNSLPLMNENPGGGLGPGEAGRIGHGGERPLTASPQALEKAQERQRQNMDKFERRRARLLDTASSRGEEASDFKRKLEEVRQPPPRVRPVPSLVPRPPRTSLVKFVGNIYTLKCRFCEAEFQGPLSIQEEWVRHLQRHILTMNFSKALPEAPEAQTVAEAQ; this is encoded by the exons ATGGTTGATGATGGATCCCAACGCATCCCCACCCAGCTCG GCCGGCGATCGCTCGGTGCTCGGTTGCTCCCGCCTGCGGCGGCAGCCCCGCTGCGCAGGACCCAAGATGGCCGCCTCCACCGCCCAGTGCCTAGGGACAAAATCGGATGGGGGCGGGGCCCGGGAACGCTGGCCCGCGGGGGTACTGCCCCCGTCCCCCTCCCCCTCGCTGCCTACGCCCCGCCGCCGCCCACGCCACCTACGCCGCCCACGCCCACGCCGCCCACGCCCACGCCACCTACGCCGCCCACGCCCACGCCACCTACGCCCGCCGCCTACGCCCGCCAGCCACCGCCCTGGCCGCGGAGGGACAG CAGGAGCAGGCCCGGGCCCGGGAATTCACCGGTTCTGGCctctgaggaagaagagatggcGGCTGCGGAGCAGGCCTCACCCCCGCTCCCAAAGAAGGGCGCTCTTCCGCCCGGGCCGCCGGAGCAGACCACCGACAGGTTAGGTAACGAGATGTCTCCAGAGACCCCCCATGGGATCGAACACGGGCCCCCGGCTCTCCAGGCCCCGGATCGGGCAGCGTGTGAGGTGTGCGGGGCCTCCTTTGAGACCCGACAGGGCCTCTCCAGCCACGCGCGCTCCCACCTCCGGCAGCTGGGCGTGGTGGAGTCCGATTGCAGCGGCGCGCCCATCTCCCTGCTGTATGCGCTGGTGAAGCAGAGAGCAGGACCCGACAGCGGCCCCCCGCCCCGACCCCGGGCCAAGAAGGCCGGCTCCCCCAAGGAGGCGGCCGCTGCCTCCCCCCGCCCAGGCCCGCTGACTGACGGAGGCCCCGATCCCCCCATGGACGAGGCCACCGAGTCGGCCCCCGGCTTCTCATCCAGGGGCCTCTACCACCCACCGGGCTCCCCTCTCCTCCTGAAGGTGTCGCCTGCCCTTTGGGGGTCTCCCCCACCCGAGCTGCCCCCGAGCCCCCTGTCAGGCCCCCCGCAGGCGCACTGGCCCCAGTCAGAGGATGAGGGGCCCCTGAACCTTGTTCTAGACAGCGATTCGGACGGAGAGCTTGATTGCCACGTGTGCGGGGCCTGGTTTGAGACCTCCAAGGGCCTGCCCAGTCCCGCCGGGGCCCACCCGCGCCACCTGGGGGTGAGCAACCCGGAGGCCGAGGGACCCCCTGTAGACGAGCTTCCCGAGCCCCTCCAGAGCAAAGGCTCCCAGACCCGCCTCCCAGCGGAGCCGGAGGGGCTGGCAGAGCCTGGGCTGCCCGGCCTTCCGCCCTCGGCCGTGGACCTCTCCCTGCTCTCTCTCCCACCCGCCAAGAAGCCCAGAGCGAGGGCGCCGGCCGAGGCCAGCCTTCGGGGGAAGCAGAATCCGGCCGCCGCCGGCACATTCCGGGCCTCGGCTGTGGAGCTGCCGCTTCTCCATCCCCCAGCGGGCCCGGAGCCAGCCAGGGACACGCTCTGCGAGGTCTGCGGTGAGGGCTTTGAGGGCCGTAAGGGCCTGTCCAGCCACGCCCGCTCCCACCTGCGGCAGATGGGGGTGACCCAGTGGTCAGTGAATGGTTCGCCCATCGACACTCTAAGAGAGTTCCTGAAGAAGGCGGCCGAACCGCGGCTCATCGAGAAGGACTCTGGCGCAGGCAGGCTGCCCTCACCCCCGGGTGGAGACGGGCCCAGAGCCCCCGGGAAGGGGCTTCAGGCCACTCGTCCTGGCAGACCTGGGCCTGGCCCTGCCCCCGTGCCCCGGGAGACGAGCCTCTCGCTTCTTGCCACCGAGCCGTCTACCCCCGTGATGGCCGAGCAGCCGCTGCCCCAAAGCCGCCCTCCCTCTGGGGAGGTGAAGCCCAAGACCCATGTGCAGGCGGGGCTGCCCCTCAAGACCAAGACCGGTCATGACAAAAGCTCACGAGCTTCTGGCGAGGCCTGTTGTGAGCTGTGCGGCTTCTACTTCGAGAATCGTAAGGCGCTGGCCAGCCACGCTCGAGCTCACCTGCGATACTTTGGGGTGACGGAGTGGCGTGTGAACGGCTCCCCCATCGAGACCCTGAGCGAGTGGATGAAGCACAGACCCGAGAAGGTGGGGGCCTACCAAAGCTATATCAAGGGCGGCCGGCTCTACACCAAGAAGTTCCGTAACTCAGACCGTGGGCGAGGTGGGGATGGACGAGTGCCCCTCACCTTGGCTCCCAACAGCCTCCCCCTGATGAACGAGAACCCGGGGGGTGGGCTAGGACCTGGGGAAGCCGGCCGGATTGGACATGGTGGGGAGCGACCCCTGACAGCCTCACCCCAGGCTTTGGAGAAGGCCCAGGAACGCCAGCGGCAGAATATGGATAAGTTTGAGCGCAGACGAGCCCGACTTCTGGATACAGCCTCGTCTCGGGGTgaggaagccagtgactttaagAGGAAGCTGGAGGAAGTGCGGCAGCCACCTCCTAGAGTAAGGCCTGTGCCCTCCCTGGTCCCCCGCCCTCCCCGCACATCTTTGGTGAAGTTTGTGGGCAACATCTACACTCTGAAGTGCAGGTTCTGCGAAGCGGAGTTCCAGGGTCCCCTCTCCATCCAGGAGGAGTGGGTGCGGCATCTCCAGAGGCACATCCTGACAATGAACTTCTCCAAAGCGTTGCCTGAGGCCCCCGAGGCACAGACCGTGGCAGAGGCTCAGTAA